The following coding sequences lie in one Paracidovorax avenae genomic window:
- the tssG gene encoding type VI secretion system baseplate subunit TssG, producing MSDHAPAPEAGLDASGFWQRLRRDPHPFDLFFALRVLQARSRGHPRFGKALRPRDEPLRLGQDPSLAFAPATLAEVLPATAGQPERLTVWNFGLYGPNGPLPTHLTEYVRERLRQHDDPTIARFSDIFHHRLLLLFFRAWSDAQPVTSLDRPDNDLFGRHLRSLIGYGEASQRDRDTVPDHAKQYLAGHWTRWTRNPEGLVSALRIFFEVPVELVEFTLHYLELDPEQQTTLSRVPRNARLGVDTVVGSRVPDAQGKFRLRIGPLPLAQYERFLPGGEDFRALVDWVRNYVGIEFAWDYELILRREDVPPCQLGGSVRLGWTTWSFSGPAQRDPDDFRLDPELWLASRRRASADAGAGARAGPVPAAEAH from the coding sequence ATGAGCGACCACGCGCCCGCGCCGGAGGCCGGCCTGGATGCCTCGGGGTTCTGGCAGCGGCTGCGGCGCGATCCGCATCCGTTCGACCTGTTCTTCGCGCTGCGTGTGCTGCAGGCGCGAAGCCGCGGCCATCCGCGCTTCGGCAAGGCCCTGCGGCCTCGGGACGAGCCGCTGCGCCTGGGCCAGGATCCGTCGCTGGCCTTCGCGCCCGCGACCCTCGCGGAAGTGCTGCCGGCCACCGCGGGCCAGCCCGAGCGCCTCACGGTCTGGAACTTCGGCCTGTACGGTCCCAACGGGCCGCTGCCCACGCACCTGACCGAGTACGTGCGCGAGCGGCTGCGGCAGCACGACGACCCGACGATCGCGCGCTTCTCTGACATCTTCCACCACCGGCTGCTGCTGCTGTTCTTCCGGGCGTGGTCCGACGCGCAGCCGGTGACCTCGCTCGACCGCCCGGACAACGACCTGTTCGGGCGCCACCTGCGCAGCCTGATCGGCTATGGCGAGGCGTCGCAACGCGACCGCGACACCGTGCCGGACCATGCCAAGCAGTACCTGGCGGGCCACTGGACGCGCTGGACGCGCAATCCCGAAGGCCTGGTGTCGGCCCTGCGGATCTTCTTCGAAGTGCCGGTGGAGCTGGTCGAGTTCACGCTGCATTACCTGGAGCTGGACCCGGAGCAGCAGACCACGCTGTCGCGCGTGCCGCGCAACGCGCGCCTGGGCGTGGACACGGTGGTGGGCAGCCGCGTGCCCGACGCGCAGGGCAAGTTCCGGCTGCGCATCGGCCCGCTGCCGCTCGCGCAGTACGAGCGCTTCCTGCCGGGCGGCGAAGACTTCCGGGCGCTGGTGGACTGGGTGCGCAACTACGTCGGCATCGAGTTCGCCTGGGATTACGAGCTGATCCTGCGCCGCGAGGATGTCCCGCCCTGCCAGCTCGGCGGCAGCGTCCGGCTGGGATGGACGACGTGGTCGTTCTCCGGCCCTGCACAGCGCGATCCGGACGATTTCCGGCTCGATCCCGAACTGTGGCTGGCGTCGCGCAGGCGAGCCTCCGCGGATGCCGGCGCGGGGGCGCGGGCCGGGCCCGTCCCGGCGGCCGAGGCGCACTAG
- the tssF gene encoding type VI secretion system baseplate subunit TssF, whose protein sequence is MNPRLVEYYNRELSYLRELGAEFAAAFPKVAGRLSLRELEVADPYVERLLEGFSFLTARIQMKMDAEFPRLSQRILEMVCPHYLAPTPSMVVVQMEPSGTEGSLIEGYTLEAGSVIRARKTAEDQTPCDFRTGHAVTLWPVDLLQARLGGPPLDLPLSRFGLAEEAAGHLRFTLSVRGAAQWRNLRMDRLDLHISAGDAVASHLQELIHESVMGVIVHDPQDASKVWAQLPAESVQPEGYEQSQALLPYTHRAFQGHRLLHEYFAFPARFRFFSIRGLREALDRVPGAQVGITLLLRRAQPSLEAQVDRHKFLLHCVPAINLFERPADRIHVSPGVNEYHVVPDRTRPRDFEVYSVLAVTGHREGQLKDQDFVPFFASVHGLRASEQAYFAVRREPRLFSEHATRFGPRTQYLGSEVFISLVDQRAAPFADDLKQLSVRVLCTNRDLPLLMGGKGEQSDFTLVESAPVASVRTVAGPTRPTASIAENEMTWRLISHLSLNYLAMSDLSEEEGAATLRDLLRLYIDHGDRDLSGQIAAIRSLEIAPVTRRLPQHGQLVYGRGVGITLGVDEGPLAGVSPWPLASILERFFARHVGVNSYTELSLRSRQRGAIARWKVRPGQRPAA, encoded by the coding sequence ATGAATCCGCGGCTGGTCGAGTACTACAACCGGGAGCTGAGCTACCTGCGCGAACTGGGCGCGGAGTTCGCTGCCGCCTTCCCGAAGGTCGCCGGGCGGCTGTCGCTGCGCGAGCTGGAGGTGGCCGATCCGTACGTGGAGCGGCTGCTCGAGGGCTTCAGCTTCCTCACGGCGCGCATCCAGATGAAGATGGACGCGGAGTTTCCGCGCCTCTCCCAGCGCATCCTGGAGATGGTCTGCCCCCACTACCTGGCCCCCACGCCGTCGATGGTGGTCGTCCAGATGGAGCCGAGCGGCACGGAAGGCAGCCTGATCGAGGGCTACACCCTGGAGGCCGGCAGCGTGATCCGCGCGCGCAAGACCGCGGAAGACCAGACGCCGTGCGACTTCCGCACCGGGCATGCGGTCACGCTCTGGCCCGTCGATCTGCTGCAGGCCCGCCTGGGAGGGCCGCCGCTGGATCTGCCGCTGTCGCGCTTCGGCCTGGCGGAAGAGGCCGCGGGGCACCTGCGTTTCACGCTGTCGGTGCGCGGCGCCGCGCAGTGGCGCAACCTGCGCATGGACCGGCTCGATCTGCACATCTCCGCGGGAGATGCCGTGGCGTCGCACCTGCAGGAACTGATCCACGAGTCCGTCATGGGCGTGATCGTCCACGACCCGCAGGACGCCTCCAAGGTCTGGGCCCAGCTGCCGGCGGAGTCCGTGCAGCCGGAGGGGTACGAGCAGTCCCAGGCCCTGCTGCCCTACACCCACCGGGCATTCCAGGGGCACCGTCTGCTGCACGAGTATTTCGCGTTCCCTGCGCGGTTCCGCTTTTTCTCGATCCGGGGCCTGCGGGAAGCGCTCGACCGCGTGCCGGGTGCCCAGGTCGGGATCACGCTCCTGCTGCGGCGCGCACAGCCTTCGCTGGAGGCGCAGGTGGACCGCCACAAGTTCCTGCTGCACTGCGTGCCGGCGATCAACCTGTTCGAGCGTCCGGCCGACCGCATCCATGTGTCCCCGGGCGTCAACGAATACCACGTGGTGCCGGACCGGACGCGGCCGCGCGACTTCGAGGTCTATTCCGTCCTGGCGGTGACGGGTCACCGCGAAGGCCAGCTCAAGGACCAGGATTTCGTGCCGTTCTTCGCATCGGTGCACGGCCTGCGGGCGAGCGAACAGGCCTATTTCGCCGTGCGCAGGGAGCCACGCCTCTTCTCGGAACATGCGACGCGCTTCGGGCCGCGTACGCAATACCTGGGCAGCGAGGTGTTCATCTCGCTGGTGGACCAGCGCGCGGCGCCGTTCGCGGACGATCTCAAGCAGCTCAGCGTGCGGGTGCTGTGCACCAACCGCGACCTGCCGCTGCTCATGGGGGGCAAGGGCGAGCAGAGCGACTTCACCCTGGTGGAATCCGCGCCCGTGGCCTCGGTGCGCACGGTGGCCGGCCCGACGCGGCCCACGGCCAGCATCGCGGAAAACGAGATGACGTGGCGGCTGATATCGCACCTGTCGCTCAACTACCTGGCGATGAGCGACCTGTCGGAGGAAGAGGGCGCAGCGACGCTGCGCGATCTGCTGCGGCTCTACATCGACCACGGGGACCGCGACCTGTCCGGCCAGATCGCAGCGATCCGCTCGCTGGAAATCGCGCCGGTCACGCGCCGGCTGCCGCAACACGGGCAACTGGTCTATGGCCGCGGCGTGGGCATCACCCTGGGGGTGGACGAAGGGCCGCTCGCGGGCGTGAGTCCCTGGCCCCTCGCGTCGATCCTGGAGCGCTTCTTCGCCCGGCACGTGGGCGTCAACAGCTATACCGAACTGTCGCTGCGGTCGCGGCAGCGGGGCGCGATCGCGCGCTGGAAGGTGCGTCCCGGCCAGAGGCCCGCGGCATGA
- a CDS encoding xanthine dehydrogenase family protein subunit M, with protein sequence MKPFSYERAASPAQAAAAIAARPGAKFIAGGTNLLDLMKLQIEAPAHLVDVNGIGLDTVEPTPQGGLRIGALVRNSDLAAHPRVRRDYGVLTRALVAGASGQLRNMATTGGNLLQRTRCPYFYDTHMPCNKRQPGSGCSAIGGFSRQLAVIGGSDDCIATHPSDMAVALRVLDATVETVRADGATRVIPIADFHRLPGNTPHIETTLQPGELITTVTLPAPVGGTHVYRKVRDRASYAFALVSVAAIVQRDGTGRVALGGVAHKPWRVEAAEAAMPQGAQAVASQLLAGARPTQENAFKLPLAERTLAAALSQARS encoded by the coding sequence ATGAAGCCCTTCAGCTATGAACGCGCGGCCTCGCCCGCGCAGGCCGCCGCCGCCATCGCCGCCCGGCCGGGCGCCAAATTCATCGCCGGTGGCACCAACCTGCTGGACCTGATGAAGCTGCAGATCGAGGCGCCGGCCCACCTGGTGGACGTCAACGGCATCGGCCTGGACACGGTGGAGCCCACGCCGCAGGGCGGGCTGCGCATCGGCGCACTGGTGCGCAACAGCGACCTGGCCGCCCATCCGCGCGTGCGGCGCGACTACGGCGTGCTCACGCGCGCCCTGGTGGCGGGCGCATCGGGCCAGCTGCGCAACATGGCCACCACGGGCGGCAACCTGCTGCAGCGCACGCGCTGCCCCTACTTCTACGATACCCACATGCCCTGTAACAAGCGCCAGCCGGGCAGCGGCTGCTCGGCCATCGGCGGTTTCAGCCGCCAGCTCGCGGTGATCGGCGGCAGCGACGACTGCATCGCCACCCACCCGAGCGACATGGCCGTGGCGCTGCGCGTGCTCGACGCCACGGTGGAAACCGTGCGTGCCGACGGCGCGACCCGCGTCATCCCCATCGCCGACTTCCACCGGCTGCCGGGCAACACCCCGCACATCGAGACCACCCTGCAGCCGGGCGAGCTCATCACCACGGTGACGCTGCCCGCGCCCGTGGGAGGCACGCACGTCTACCGCAAGGTGCGCGACCGGGCTTCCTACGCCTTCGCGCTGGTATCGGTCGCTGCCATCGTGCAGCGCGATGGCACGGGCCGCGTGGCACTGGGCGGGGTGGCGCACAAGCCCTGGCGCGTCGAGGCGGCGGAAGCCGCCATGCCACAGGGCGCGCAGGCCGTGGCCAGCCAGCTGCTGGCCGGCGCGCGCCCCACGCAGGAGAACGCTTTCAAGCTGCCGCTGGCCGAGCGCACGCTGGCCGCCGCCCTTTCCCAGGCCCGGAGCTGA
- the paoA gene encoding aldehyde dehydrogenase iron-sulfur subunit PaoA — translation MEHNAQLPLSRRDLLIASASSAAASAMPASAATPPEAAPAPVHAAVRLSVNGVAHELDLDTRTTLLDALREHLRLTGTKKGCDHGQCGACTVLVDGRRVVSCLSLAVMHPGANVTTIEGLGTPAAPHPLQAAFVKHDGYQCGYCTSGQICSAVGAIDELRSGAPSHASADIVARPMLSAEELRERMSGNLCRCGAYSNIVDAITEVAEARP, via the coding sequence ATGGAACACAATGCCCAGCTCCCCCTCTCGCGGCGCGATCTATTGATCGCCAGCGCTTCATCGGCGGCGGCATCCGCCATGCCGGCCTCCGCGGCGACTCCGCCGGAGGCGGCCCCGGCGCCGGTCCATGCCGCCGTACGCCTCAGCGTCAACGGCGTGGCGCATGAGCTCGACCTCGATACCCGCACCACCCTGCTGGACGCGCTGCGCGAGCACCTGCGCCTGACGGGCACCAAGAAGGGCTGCGACCATGGCCAGTGCGGGGCCTGCACGGTGCTGGTGGACGGCCGGCGCGTGGTGTCGTGCCTGAGCCTGGCGGTCATGCACCCGGGCGCGAACGTGACCACCATCGAAGGCCTGGGAACGCCCGCCGCGCCGCATCCGCTGCAGGCAGCGTTCGTCAAGCACGACGGCTACCAGTGCGGCTACTGCACGTCCGGGCAGATCTGCTCGGCCGTGGGCGCCATCGACGAGTTGCGCAGCGGTGCGCCCAGCCACGCCAGCGCCGACATCGTGGCCCGGCCCATGCTGTCGGCCGAGGAACTGCGCGAGCGCATGAGCGGCAACCTCTGCCGCTGCGGAGCCTATTCCAACATCGTGGATGCAATCACCGAAGTCGCGGAGGCCCGGCCATGA
- the tssH gene encoding type VI secretion system ATPase TssH, with the protein MSEISRQALFGKLNPLLFKSLESATVFCKLRGNPYVELVHWLHQLLQETDSDLIRLLRHFAVDSDRLAADVLQSLDRLPRGATSISDFSAQIESSIERGWVYATLMYGESQIRSAYWLSGMVRTRVLANELRAISAEFNKLGEPALSEVFGRLLPDSPESRLKAADGSGLGGVPGEASGATAEAAGPGEALKRYTVDLTERARLQELDPVTGRDEEVRQMVDILMRRRQNNPILVGEAGVGKTAVVEGLALRIAAGDVPPPLKDVQLRVVDIGLLQAGASMKGEFENRLRSLLDEVQASTVPIVLFIDEVHTLVGAGGQAGTGDAANLLKPALARGVLRTIGATTWAEYKKYIEKDPALTRRFQLVQIHEPDEAKAVHMLRGVAAKLEGHHKVRIGEDAVAAAVTLSHRYIPSRQLPDKAVSLLDTACSRVALGLHATPARLESVVRQLEALEVEKGIVQRELGLGVGDAGRFADIGTAIERLQAEKVELQERFEREKVLVQQIVDAEAALLKPAGKPAGTETAPAPLEAGSGNAAAAGAEQGAAVPQGAATPEALGALRQDLARLQGEDPLLQPVVDAGVVAAVVAEWTGIPVGRMVRDEVQSVLTLADTLEKRVIGQRHGLEAITRRIQTARAQLDNPGKPIGVFLLAGPSGVGKTETALSLAEALYGGEQNLITINMSEYQEAHTVSTLKGAPPGYVGYGEGGVLTEAVRRRPYSVVLLDEIEKAHPDVHELFFQVFDKGWMEDGEGRYIDFKNTVIILTSNVGSELIAGMCRDPELAPQPEALAQAVRKPLLEKFPAALLGRLVVVPYYPISDAMLEQIIRLQLQRIQTRIAERHGAVLDIDDAAVQLIRQRCTEVESGARMVDGIITQNLLPRLAMRFLQSSVDAKSIRHIRLGVADSDFAIEYEEA; encoded by the coding sequence ATGTCTGAAATCAGCCGGCAAGCCCTTTTCGGCAAGCTCAATCCCCTGCTCTTCAAGTCGCTGGAAAGCGCGACCGTGTTCTGCAAGCTGCGCGGCAACCCGTACGTGGAACTGGTGCACTGGCTGCACCAGCTGCTGCAGGAGACGGATTCCGACCTGATCCGGCTGCTGCGCCATTTCGCCGTGGATTCCGACCGGCTCGCGGCCGACGTGCTGCAGAGCCTGGACCGCCTGCCGCGGGGCGCGACCTCGATCAGCGATTTCTCGGCGCAGATCGAATCCTCGATCGAGCGCGGCTGGGTGTATGCCACGCTGATGTACGGCGAATCGCAGATCCGCAGCGCCTACTGGCTGTCGGGCATGGTGCGCACGCGCGTGCTGGCCAACGAGCTGCGCGCGATTTCGGCGGAGTTCAACAAGCTGGGCGAGCCCGCGTTGAGCGAGGTGTTCGGCCGGCTGCTGCCGGATTCTCCGGAGTCGCGCCTGAAGGCCGCGGACGGCAGCGGCCTGGGCGGCGTGCCCGGCGAGGCGAGCGGCGCCACCGCCGAGGCGGCCGGGCCCGGCGAGGCCCTCAAGCGCTACACGGTGGACCTGACCGAGCGCGCACGCCTGCAGGAGCTCGATCCGGTCACCGGCCGCGACGAGGAAGTGCGCCAGATGGTGGACATCCTCATGCGCCGGCGCCAGAACAACCCCATCCTGGTCGGCGAGGCCGGCGTGGGCAAGACCGCGGTGGTGGAAGGCCTCGCGCTGCGCATCGCTGCGGGCGACGTGCCGCCGCCGCTCAAGGACGTGCAGCTGCGCGTGGTGGACATCGGCCTGCTGCAGGCCGGCGCGAGCATGAAGGGCGAGTTCGAGAACCGGCTGCGCTCCCTGCTCGACGAAGTGCAGGCCAGCACGGTGCCCATCGTGCTGTTCATCGACGAGGTGCACACGCTGGTCGGCGCGGGCGGGCAGGCGGGCACGGGCGATGCCGCCAACCTGCTCAAGCCGGCGCTGGCGCGCGGCGTGCTGCGCACCATCGGCGCGACCACCTGGGCCGAGTACAAGAAATACATCGAGAAGGACCCGGCGCTGACCCGGCGCTTCCAGCTCGTGCAGATCCACGAGCCGGACGAGGCCAAGGCGGTGCACATGCTGCGCGGCGTGGCCGCGAAGCTGGAAGGCCACCACAAGGTGCGAATCGGCGAGGACGCCGTGGCCGCGGCAGTCACGCTGTCGCACCGCTACATCCCCTCGCGCCAGCTGCCCGACAAGGCGGTGAGCCTGCTGGACACCGCCTGCTCGCGCGTGGCGCTGGGCCTGCATGCCACGCCCGCGCGGCTGGAATCGGTGGTACGGCAGCTGGAGGCGCTGGAAGTCGAGAAGGGCATCGTGCAGCGCGAACTGGGCCTGGGCGTGGGTGATGCCGGCCGCTTCGCCGACATCGGCACGGCGATCGAGCGCCTGCAGGCCGAGAAGGTCGAACTGCAGGAGCGGTTCGAGCGCGAGAAGGTGCTGGTGCAGCAGATCGTGGACGCGGAGGCGGCGCTGCTGAAGCCGGCGGGCAAGCCCGCGGGCACGGAGACGGCGCCGGCTCCTTTGGAGGCCGGCAGCGGCAATGCGGCTGCCGCCGGTGCGGAGCAGGGCGCGGCGGTGCCCCAGGGGGCTGCCACGCCCGAGGCGCTCGGTGCGCTGCGCCAGGACCTGGCCCGCCTGCAGGGCGAGGATCCGCTGCTGCAGCCCGTGGTGGACGCGGGCGTGGTGGCCGCCGTGGTGGCCGAGTGGACGGGCATCCCCGTGGGCCGCATGGTGCGCGACGAGGTGCAATCCGTGCTGACGCTCGCCGACACACTGGAGAAGCGGGTGATCGGCCAGCGCCATGGCCTGGAGGCGATCACGCGGCGCATCCAGACCGCGCGCGCCCAGCTGGACAACCCTGGCAAGCCGATCGGCGTGTTCCTGCTGGCCGGCCCGTCGGGCGTCGGCAAGACGGAGACCGCGCTGTCGCTGGCCGAGGCGCTGTACGGCGGCGAGCAGAACCTCATCACCATCAACATGAGCGAGTACCAGGAGGCGCACACCGTCTCCACGCTCAAGGGCGCGCCGCCCGGCTACGTGGGCTACGGCGAGGGTGGCGTGCTGACCGAGGCGGTGCGCCGCCGCCCCTACAGCGTGGTGCTGCTCGACGAGATCGAGAAGGCCCACCCGGACGTGCACGAACTGTTCTTCCAGGTGTTCGACAAGGGCTGGATGGAAGACGGCGAGGGCCGCTACATCGATTTCAAAAACACGGTCATCATCCTGACCTCCAACGTGGGCTCGGAACTGATCGCCGGCATGTGCCGGGACCCGGAGCTGGCGCCCCAGCCGGAGGCGCTGGCCCAGGCGGTGCGCAAGCCGCTCCTGGAGAAGTTCCCGGCCGCGCTGCTGGGCCGGCTGGTGGTGGTGCCGTACTACCCGATCTCTGACGCGATGCTCGAGCAGATCATCCGCCTGCAGCTCCAGCGCATCCAGACGCGCATCGCCGAACGCCACGGCGCCGTGCTGGACATCGACGATGCCGCCGTGCAGCTCATCCGCCAGCGCTGCACCGAGGTGGAATCCGGTGCCCGGATGGTGGACGGGATCATCACCCAGAACCTGCTGCCGCGGCTGGCGATGCGCTTCCTGCAGAGCTCGGTCGATGCCAAGTCGATCCGCCACATCCGGCTGGGCGTGGCGGACAGCGATTTCGCCATCGAGTACGAGGAGGCCTGA
- the paoC gene encoding aldehyde oxidoreductase molybdenum-binding subunit PaoC, with product MKFDTPAATNPIDQLKVVGRPVNRIDGLLKTTGTAPYAYERHDVAPDAAYGFVVGSAIARGTIRHIDLERARHAPGVLAIVTAQSAGKLGQGKMNTAPLLAGPQVDHYHQAVALVVAGTFEQARAAAQLVRVEYDRRPGRYDLAAARDSATRPKDINGDAPDTAVGDFAGAFAAAPVQIDATYTTPDQSHAMMEPHATIAAWKGDELTVWTSNQMIAWGQGELAKTLGIPKDKVRLVSPFIGGGFGGKLFLRADALLAALGARAAKRPVKVALQRPLMMNNTTHRPATIQRVRIGTDAEGRILAIGHECWSGDLPGGQADGAVDQTRRLYAGANRMTATRLAELHLPEANAMRAPGETTGHMALEIAMDELAEKLGMDPVELRIRNDTQVVPDTTGEKGGDKQDGKRPEKPFSQRQLVECLRLGAERFGWSARNPLPARRREGAWWVGLGVAAAYRGAPVMKSAARVRLDGQGRLLVETDMTDIGTGSYTIIAQTAAEMMGVPLSRVAVRLGDSDFPVSAGSGGQWGAASSTSGVYAACVKLREAVARKLGLDPADARFADGQVSAGGRSLALADAARDGELVAEDGIEFGVLEKETQQSTFGAHFVEVAVDAFTAEVRVRRMLAVCAAGRILNPLSARSQVIGAMTMGVGGALMEELAVDTRLGFFVNHDLAGYEVPVHADIPHQEVVFLDEPDPRASPMKAKGVGELGICGVSAAIANAIYNATGVRVRDYPVTLDKLIAGLPRPAG from the coding sequence ATGAAGTTCGACACCCCCGCCGCCACCAACCCCATCGACCAGCTCAAGGTCGTGGGCCGGCCCGTGAACCGCATCGACGGCCTGCTCAAGACCACCGGCACCGCGCCCTATGCCTATGAACGGCACGACGTCGCACCCGACGCGGCCTACGGCTTCGTCGTGGGATCGGCCATCGCGCGCGGCACCATCCGCCACATCGACCTGGAGCGCGCCCGGCATGCGCCCGGCGTGCTGGCCATCGTGACGGCGCAGTCGGCCGGCAAGCTGGGCCAGGGAAAGATGAACACCGCGCCGCTGCTGGCCGGCCCGCAGGTCGATCACTACCACCAGGCCGTGGCGCTGGTGGTGGCCGGCACCTTCGAGCAGGCCCGCGCCGCCGCACAGCTGGTGCGCGTGGAGTACGACCGCCGACCCGGCCGCTACGACCTGGCTGCCGCCAGGGACTCGGCCACCCGGCCCAAGGACATCAACGGCGACGCGCCCGACACGGCAGTGGGCGACTTCGCGGGCGCCTTCGCCGCCGCCCCCGTGCAGATCGATGCCACCTACACCACGCCCGACCAGTCGCACGCCATGATGGAGCCGCATGCCACCATTGCCGCCTGGAAGGGCGACGAGCTCACCGTGTGGACGTCGAACCAGATGATCGCCTGGGGCCAGGGCGAACTCGCGAAGACTCTCGGCATCCCGAAGGACAAGGTGCGGCTGGTGTCGCCCTTCATCGGCGGCGGCTTCGGCGGCAAGCTCTTCCTGCGGGCCGACGCGCTGCTGGCGGCGCTCGGTGCACGCGCGGCGAAGCGGCCGGTCAAGGTGGCGCTGCAGCGCCCGCTGATGATGAACAACACCACGCACCGGCCGGCCACCATCCAGCGCGTGCGCATCGGCACGGACGCGGAAGGCAGGATCCTCGCGATCGGCCACGAGTGCTGGTCGGGCGACCTGCCCGGCGGCCAGGCCGACGGCGCCGTCGATCAGACCCGCAGGCTCTACGCAGGTGCGAACCGCATGACCGCCACGCGCCTGGCCGAACTGCACCTGCCCGAAGCCAACGCCATGCGCGCGCCGGGCGAGACCACCGGCCACATGGCGCTCGAAATCGCGATGGACGAACTGGCCGAGAAGCTGGGCATGGATCCGGTGGAACTGCGCATCCGCAATGACACGCAGGTCGTGCCTGACACCACCGGGGAAAAGGGCGGTGACAAGCAAGACGGCAAGCGCCCTGAAAAGCCCTTCTCCCAGCGCCAGTTGGTGGAGTGCCTGCGCCTGGGCGCCGAACGCTTCGGCTGGAGCGCGCGCAATCCGCTTCCGGCACGGCGCCGCGAGGGCGCCTGGTGGGTGGGGCTGGGGGTGGCCGCGGCCTACCGCGGCGCGCCCGTCATGAAATCCGCCGCCCGCGTGCGGCTGGACGGACAGGGCCGCCTGCTGGTGGAAACCGACATGACCGACATCGGTACCGGCAGCTACACCATCATCGCGCAGACCGCCGCTGAAATGATGGGCGTGCCGCTCTCGCGCGTGGCGGTGCGGCTGGGCGATTCCGACTTTCCCGTCTCGGCCGGCTCGGGTGGCCAGTGGGGGGCGGCCAGTTCCACCTCGGGCGTCTATGCCGCCTGCGTGAAGCTGCGCGAGGCCGTCGCGCGGAAGCTGGGCCTGGACCCGGCCGATGCCCGGTTCGCCGACGGGCAGGTATCGGCTGGAGGCCGCAGCCTGGCGCTGGCCGATGCCGCCCGCGATGGCGAACTGGTGGCCGAGGACGGCATCGAATTCGGCGTGCTGGAGAAGGAAACCCAGCAGTCCACCTTCGGCGCCCATTTCGTCGAGGTCGCCGTGGATGCGTTCACTGCCGAGGTGCGCGTGCGCCGCATGCTGGCGGTGTGCGCGGCGGGCCGCATCCTCAACCCCCTCTCGGCGCGCAGCCAGGTGATCGGCGCCATGACCATGGGCGTGGGCGGCGCGCTGATGGAGGAACTCGCGGTGGACACGCGCCTGGGCTTCTTCGTCAACCACGACCTGGCCGGCTACGAGGTGCCGGTGCATGCCGACATCCCGCACCAGGAGGTGGTGTTCCTGGACGAGCCCGATCCCCGCGCATCTCCCATGAAGGCCAAGGGCGTGGGCGAGCTGGGCATCTGCGGCGTGAGCGCGGCCATCGCCAACGCCATCTACAACGCGACCGGCGTGCGCGTGCGGGACTATCCCGTCACGCTGGACAAACTGATCGCAGGGCTTCCGCGCCCGGCGGGCTGA
- a CDS encoding DUF6806 family protein produces the protein MSSYNAPFEIHVHGQVQMRADTTFEQLQDALKPLWKYAGARSLADGAASAYEEEPGIEFDAKEHVLNICWTVHGDEDFRQSLDEMCMSLNELSEQGAALEVTFYDTEFDEDEEDDGTEARDDFVMLFVGPTPAAIMQVQRDLLVQDVVHMMERHFDGAELGGVVAEIDKLFSQRFDALVNSLEIGKPPRGSGGPGGGGHGGGGRRPRHLH, from the coding sequence ATGTCAAGTTACAACGCTCCTTTTGAAATCCATGTCCACGGCCAGGTGCAGATGCGTGCCGACACCACGTTCGAGCAGCTGCAGGACGCTCTGAAGCCGCTCTGGAAGTACGCGGGCGCCCGTTCGCTGGCCGACGGCGCGGCCAGCGCCTACGAGGAAGAGCCCGGCATCGAGTTCGATGCCAAGGAGCACGTGCTGAACATCTGCTGGACGGTGCACGGCGACGAGGATTTCCGCCAGTCGCTCGACGAGATGTGCATGAGCCTCAACGAGCTGTCCGAGCAGGGGGCGGCCCTCGAGGTCACCTTCTACGACACCGAGTTCGACGAGGACGAGGAAGACGACGGCACCGAGGCGCGCGATGATTTCGTCATGCTCTTCGTGGGGCCCACGCCGGCGGCCATCATGCAGGTGCAGCGCGACCTGCTGGTGCAGGACGTGGTCCACATGATGGAGCGCCATTTCGACGGTGCCGAGCTGGGCGGCGTGGTGGCCGAGATCGACAAGCTGTTCTCGCAGCGCTTCGATGCCCTGGTGAATTCGCTGGAGATCGGCAAGCCTCCTCGCGGGTCTGGCGGCCCCGGCGGTGGGGGGCACGGCGGCGGCGGCCGCAGGCCCCGGCATCTGCACTGA
- a CDS encoding YgjP-like metallopeptidase domain-containing protein, which yields MPYLQGYPEALRAQVAALADASELGSVLLRRYPRPHAVRDDKSLYRYAADLRARHLRHAAPVNKVVFDSRIHVMRHALGLHTASSRVQGGRLAARHEIRVASMFKQVPDEFLRMIVVHELAHLRERDHGKAFYQLCMSMEPQYHQYEFDTRVYLTYLEGGGEPLWQD from the coding sequence ATGCCCTACCTGCAGGGCTATCCCGAGGCACTGCGCGCACAGGTGGCCGCGCTCGCGGATGCCTCGGAACTGGGAAGCGTGCTGCTGCGCAGGTATCCGCGTCCCCATGCGGTGCGCGACGACAAATCCCTCTACCGCTATGCGGCCGACCTCCGTGCGCGCCACCTGCGCCATGCGGCGCCGGTCAACAAGGTGGTGTTCGACAGCAGGATCCACGTCATGCGCCATGCCCTGGGCCTGCACACGGCCTCGTCGCGGGTGCAGGGCGGCCGGCTGGCGGCCCGCCACGAGATCCGCGTGGCGTCCATGTTCAAGCAGGTGCCGGACGAGTTCCTGCGCATGATCGTCGTGCACGAGCTGGCTCACCTGCGCGAGCGGGACCACGGCAAGGCCTTCTACCAGCTGTGCATGTCCATGGAGCCGCAATACCACCAGTACGAGTTCGACACCCGCGTGTACCTGACCTACCTGGAAGGGGGAGGCGAACCGCTCTGGCAGGATTGA